A window of Dehalobacter sp. contains these coding sequences:
- the ltrA gene encoding group II intron reverse transcriptase/maturase, which produces MVDDLQMNPRTPKSDTEKIRDFQRKLYLKAKQEKEFRFYVLYEKIREPRFLKEAYRRVKVNNGSPGVDGVTFEAIERDGVENLLESIKEELEKRTYRPSPVLRVYIEKANGKLRPLGIPTIKDRIVQMSCKMVIEPIFEADFEDSSYGFRPKRSAHDAITAIKENIQKGNTEILDADLSSYFDTIPHDKLMILIGKRISDRNVLHLIKMWLKAPVVEDGKPKGGKKNNLGTPQGGVISPLLANIYLHLVDKIVNKKGGIFEQNGVKIIRYADDFVLMGKHISKLTIKTLKKILERMELTLNEEKTKTLNVREETFDFLGFTIGYRKGFKNKKYLSITPGQKAEKKFRRNIDKYLKEHMNANDADLSKGLNEKIRGWVGYLTIPGISHTSKSRSSLSYYVGIKLEWYFQRKSQRRKRLSNQRAIHYLTRHYGLINMEKASSMKPVNALR; this is translated from the coding sequence TTGGTCGATGACCTACAAATGAACCCGCGAACGCCAAAGAGCGACACGGAAAAGATACGAGACTTTCAGAGGAAGCTATATCTCAAAGCCAAGCAAGAAAAAGAATTTCGGTTTTACGTACTGTATGAGAAAATAAGAGAACCCCGATTTCTGAAAGAAGCCTACAGAAGAGTAAAAGTCAATAACGGAAGTCCCGGAGTAGATGGAGTAACATTTGAAGCCATCGAAAGAGATGGAGTCGAAAACCTTCTAGAGAGCATCAAGGAAGAACTGGAAAAGAGAACCTATCGACCCAGCCCGGTACTGCGGGTATACATTGAAAAAGCCAACGGCAAACTACGCCCCTTAGGAATTCCGACCATCAAAGACCGAATCGTACAGATGTCTTGCAAGATGGTAATAGAACCAATCTTCGAAGCAGATTTTGAAGACAGTTCCTATGGATTCCGTCCCAAGCGTTCAGCCCATGATGCAATAACAGCCATAAAAGAAAATATCCAAAAAGGAAACACAGAAATACTGGATGCTGATTTAAGCTCATACTTTGACACCATACCTCATGACAAACTAATGATACTAATAGGGAAAAGAATCAGCGACAGAAATGTATTGCATCTCATCAAAATGTGGCTCAAAGCGCCGGTAGTAGAAGATGGAAAACCCAAGGGAGGAAAGAAAAACAACCTGGGGACACCTCAAGGAGGAGTAATATCTCCGCTTCTGGCAAACATCTACTTGCATTTAGTCGACAAAATCGTCAACAAAAAGGGAGGAATCTTCGAACAAAATGGGGTAAAGATAATCCGTTATGCCGACGACTTTGTATTAATGGGAAAGCATATATCTAAACTGACTATTAAGACGCTAAAGAAGATACTGGAACGGATGGAGCTGACCCTGAACGAAGAAAAGACAAAAACACTTAATGTAAGGGAAGAAACTTTTGATTTCCTTGGCTTCACCATCGGATACAGAAAAGGCTTCAAGAACAAGAAATATTTGAGCATAACGCCGGGGCAGAAAGCGGAGAAAAAGTTCAGGAGAAACATAGACAAATATTTGAAAGAGCACATGAATGCAAACGATGCAGACCTAAGTAAAGGGCTAAATGAAAAGATACGGGGATGGGTAGGATATTTGACGATACCAGGAATAAGTCATACATCGAAGTCCCGAAGTAGCCTAAGCTATTATGTCGGGATAAAACTGGAATGGTACTTTCAAAGGAAAAGTCAACGAAGAAAGCGGCTCTCAAACCAAAGAGCAATCCATTACCTAACAAGACATTACGGGTTAATAAATATGGAAAAGGCTTCTTCAATGAAACCTGTGAATGCATTGAGATGA
- a CDS encoding phosphodiester glycosidase family protein — translation MRVKRLLVAIFTLALVCWQAPTVWADSSSVVSADKSVSIAGQSTTIKAVRADLNDPNIRVLSVPAGKVGDVKPFEQIIGSIDKNKYEVLAAVNGAFFEAYNEGKKPINGTLVHNGATMHYETSSMIGFGSAGEAQLDRVAFRQYVYVDVTGGNYLYKQLFYLRNWNVIRPAGYTGYREAMITPDYGTETGDTDMVCVVVRNVKDVTDNEYTAGGAKVLQKGTVTDISQGNTAIPADGFLLLMPTDSAYRQLFHVGSTIDFVRQVWNSRTNIDDTADWINLTNITGCGPSLILDGQVTADPAGEGWNDPKLTTAAGNRSFIGLTADKQLVFGTTSGLTIKNLAQVAQVYNLTDAMNLDGGASSALWLGGKTITPAGRQLSNIIAVVRLKVSEPAMPASGITADRYIDGGSTPATSVKVSQEGWLKADSVVVVPGENNHLIDALAAAPLVGQEQAPILMVEGGVPTAEVIGEIKRLGAERAYCIGFQADVVSEKLKAAIPNLEAKVLQGEGRAETANLVGDEIVDPHGVFLVGFDALADAVSAGPYAAANGWLIRITDGAGVYHPEAWSLLKAGLDANHLVILGGTSRVQDTNGFRRMSGVDRYVTNQDFNEKMGLATSKVYFADGYSLAAALMVAPLAAQNNCPVVLAEKNDPNQARFPAGVTNDAAVIGIGSPAR, via the coding sequence ATGAGGGTAAAGAGATTATTGGTTGCGATTTTTACCCTGGCGCTGGTGTGTTGGCAGGCACCGACGGTCTGGGCCGACTCAAGCTCGGTGGTGAGCGCCGATAAGTCCGTCAGTATTGCCGGTCAATCCACCACAATTAAGGCGGTGCGCGCCGATCTGAATGATCCCAATATCCGTGTGCTTTCCGTGCCGGCAGGCAAAGTCGGCGATGTTAAGCCCTTCGAGCAGATCATCGGCAGCATAGACAAAAACAAGTATGAAGTATTGGCGGCAGTCAACGGCGCGTTCTTTGAGGCCTACAATGAAGGCAAGAAGCCCATAAACGGGACGTTGGTACATAACGGGGCGACGATGCACTATGAAACCAGCAGCATGATCGGTTTCGGCAGCGCCGGCGAAGCGCAGCTCGACAGGGTGGCTTTCAGGCAGTACGTCTATGTTGACGTTACCGGAGGCAATTACCTTTATAAACAACTCTTTTACTTACGCAACTGGAATGTCATCAGGCCAGCCGGCTACACGGGTTATCGCGAGGCAATGATCACCCCGGATTACGGTACGGAAACCGGGGACACAGATATGGTCTGTGTAGTGGTACGCAATGTCAAAGACGTGACGGACAACGAATATACAGCGGGTGGCGCGAAAGTTCTGCAGAAAGGTACTGTTACGGATATCAGCCAGGGCAATACGGCAATTCCGGCTGATGGATTTTTGTTGCTGATGCCGACTGACAGCGCCTACCGCCAGCTATTCCATGTTGGATCGACCATTGATTTTGTGCGGCAAGTATGGAATAGCCGCACCAATATAGATGATACGGCCGATTGGATAAATTTGACCAACATCACCGGCTGCGGCCCGAGCCTCATCTTGGATGGCCAGGTGACTGCCGATCCAGCCGGTGAGGGCTGGAACGACCCAAAACTCACCACGGCTGCCGGCAATCGCTCGTTCATCGGGCTGACGGCCGACAAACAATTGGTTTTCGGTACTACGTCAGGCCTTACGATCAAAAATTTGGCCCAGGTTGCCCAGGTGTATAACCTGACAGACGCTATGAATTTAGACGGCGGCGCCTCCAGCGCCCTGTGGCTGGGCGGCAAGACAATAACGCCCGCCGGGCGCCAACTCTCCAATATCATCGCCGTCGTACGACTGAAAGTTTCCGAGCCGGCCATGCCGGCGAGTGGAATCACTGCGGACAGATACATTGACGGGGGCAGTACGCCGGCTACCTCGGTAAAAGTGTCCCAAGAAGGATGGCTAAAGGCCGACTCAGTGGTCGTCGTCCCCGGAGAAAACAACCATTTGATCGACGCCCTGGCAGCAGCACCCTTGGTCGGCCAGGAGCAGGCGCCGATCCTTATGGTGGAAGGTGGCGTCCCGACGGCCGAAGTGATTGGTGAGATAAAACGGCTGGGAGCAGAAAGAGCTTACTGCATCGGCTTCCAAGCGGATGTCGTGTCTGAGAAATTGAAAGCAGCCATCCCCAATCTCGAGGCAAAAGTGCTGCAGGGGGAAGGGCGCGCGGAGACGGCGAACCTGGTAGGAGACGAAATTGTTGATCCACATGGGGTATTCCTCGTAGGTTTTGATGCTCTGGCCGACGCGGTGAGCGCCGGGCCCTACGCGGCGGCCAACGGATGGCTTATCCGCATAACGGACGGAGCCGGCGTCTATCATCCCGAAGCCTGGAGTTTACTAAAGGCTGGACTAGACGCCAATCATTTGGTTATCTTGGGCGGTACGTCCAGAGTCCAGGATACAAACGGATTCCGCCGCATGTCCGGCGTGGATCGCTACGTGACCAACCAGGATTTTAACGAGAAGATGGGGCTGGCGACCAGCAAGGTTTACTTTGCTGACGGCTACTCTTTGGCCGCAGCTCTGATGGTTGCGCCGTTGGCTGCCCAGAACAATTGCCCGGTTGTCCTGGCGGAAAAGAACGATCCGAACCAAGCCAGGTTTCCCGCCGGAGTCACTAACGACGCTGCTGTTATCGGCATTGGCTCGCCTGCCCGTTGA
- a CDS encoding DUF2935 domain-containing protein, whose amino-acid sequence MKAILLPGDFVRESLELHLFFGRIMKEHSIFLEAGFVTKDAAFAQQADMFKTQFAEVLRETVFLANGVVSEETLRSGESITDKTLRAEQITEELSGITIESVITNEEFGLTPNGGVNPAQLEAQVTALNQKAIGLTNALVQFKTNILNGMLQCKLFTFNFPLLIIHIRREALFYINHLERLQRHMAVDFIQEAIEEEKFWNRQMAEHAQFIRQLLDPTESGLIVKAEGFDKQFNTLEQKVPEASLTKTDISGLTRSTITATRAFRDFKAAGTEGILTCKIKSIIIPLLADHVLREANHYLRILNRLKRDLQL is encoded by the coding sequence TTGAAAGCAATATTACTGCCTGGAGATTTTGTTCGGGAGTCCTTGGAATTACACCTGTTTTTTGGACGAATTATGAAGGAGCATTCCATATTTCTCGAAGCTGGTTTTGTGACGAAGGATGCAGCATTTGCGCAACAAGCAGATATGTTTAAGACCCAATTTGCTGAAGTATTAAGGGAGACTGTATTTTTGGCAAACGGGGTTGTCAGCGAAGAAACATTAAGATCAGGGGAATCAATAACAGATAAAACGCTACGAGCTGAACAAATTACAGAGGAGCTATCTGGGATCACTATCGAATCAGTTATTACAAATGAAGAATTCGGACTAACCCCAAATGGCGGAGTAAATCCAGCACAACTTGAGGCACAAGTCACTGCCTTAAATCAGAAAGCCATTGGTTTGACCAATGCTTTGGTCCAGTTTAAAACCAACATACTTAATGGAATGCTTCAATGTAAATTGTTCACTTTTAATTTTCCTTTATTAATAATCCATATCCGAAGAGAAGCATTATTTTACATAAATCATTTAGAGCGATTGCAAAGGCACATGGCGGTTGATTTTATTCAGGAGGCTATTGAAGAAGAAAAGTTCTGGAACAGGCAAATGGCGGAACACGCACAGTTTATTCGTCAATTATTAGATCCAACTGAATCTGGCCTAATTGTTAAAGCAGAAGGCTTTGACAAGCAATTCAATACACTTGAACAAAAGGTACCGGAAGCATCCTTAACTAAAACAGATATTAGCGGTTTAACACGGTCAACGATTACGGCGACCCGAGCATTTAGAGATTTTAAAGCAGCCGGTACAGAAGGGATACTAACGTGTAAGATAAAATCAATAATCATTCCACTCTTAGCAGATCATGTATTGAGAGAAGCTAATCATTACCTAAGAATATTAAACAGGTTAAAACGGGATTTACAGTTATAA
- a CDS encoding HD domain-containing protein, with product MNHIGQVINAMINYFMGDARRINHFIKVYGFAKTIGVLEGLDESTQEILEIAAVTHDIGIKNSEKKYNSASGSHQQVEGPPEARKLLEDLNFDPMVIDRICWLIAHHHTYDKIDGLDHQILVEADFIVNAFEDDLSEIAIQNVSEKIFKTETGRRFLDKLYFSK from the coding sequence ATGAATCATATCGGGCAGGTTATCAACGCTATGATCAATTATTTTATGGGCGACGCGCGGCGCATCAACCATTTTATTAAGGTCTATGGCTTTGCCAAGACCATTGGCGTGCTGGAAGGGCTGGATGAAAGCACGCAGGAAATTCTTGAAATTGCGGCTGTCACTCATGACATTGGGATAAAAAACAGCGAGAAAAAATACAACAGTGCTTCTGGAAGCCACCAACAAGTCGAAGGGCCTCCTGAAGCCAGAAAGCTATTGGAAGATTTGAACTTTGATCCCATGGTCATTGATAGGATTTGCTGGCTGATTGCGCATCACCATACGTATGATAAGATTGACGGACTTGATCACCAGATACTGGTGGAGGCCGATTTCATTGTTAATGCTTTTGAAGATGACCTGTCAGAGATCGCCATTCAAAATGTTTCTGAGAAAATATTTAAGACCGAAACCGGACGAAGATTCCTGGACAAACTATATTTTTCAAAATAG
- a CDS encoding phosphoribosylformylglycinamidine synthase: MLQAVKRLYVEKKQGFNIEAQGLFADLRDNLSIAGLQGVRTINRYDISGITDEKYEKSRTIIFAELPLDILYEETLDISSGDRVFAMEYLPGQYDQRADSAAQCIQMLTQKERPLIASAKVIILEGKLSDQDFARIKQYCINPVESREASLEKPQSLEFEAAEPADVEILEEFITKTPEEITVMQQRMNLAMSVEDLLFCQSYFRDTEKRNPTMTEIKTIDTYWSDHCRHTTFQTEIEEVDIKDGNFSGPIKTAFDCYRASRAKVYQDKLPTKDICLMDIATMGMKELKMAGLLNDLDESDEINACSIVVTAEVNGQEEEWLVMFKNETHNHPTEIEPFGGAATCLGGAIRDPLSGRTYVYQAMRVTGSGDPRVKVEDTLSGKLPQRKITTVAAAGYSSYGNQIGLATGQVAEVYDEGFIAKRMEIGAVIGAAPRKNIIRKPPEEGDVIVLVGGRTGRDGCGGATGSSKEHTLESLISCGAEVQKGNPPNERKIQRLFRNPEASTLIKKCNDFGAGGVSVAVGELTDGLDICLDAVPKKYESLDGTELAISESQERMAVVLAAEDWDKFKCLATEENLEATIIARVTGDHRLKMSWRSKTILDLSRDFLNTNGVKQKTKVEVAAPLETQNYFNAIPSPVARELPDLRKAWNANLGDLNVCSKKGLIERFDSTIGAASVLMPLGGKYQLTPAEGMVAKLPVLEGDTTTATIMTYGYNPQLAKWSPFHGALYAVLDAVTKAVAIGGDYRKIRLTLQEYFGKLNDAGKWGQPFSALLGAYYAQKQLGIPAIGGKDSMSGSFMELNVPPTLVAFAVCTADARKVVSQEFKQAGSNVILLKLARDEQEIPDFTMAAKNFVKVSDLIQSGCVLSSRSVRIGGIAGAVSEMAFGNMIGFHFSKQIESSDLFRTDYGSILLELDDKADLPALFSSVEYELLGCTQEKPVIAVNGVELLLTDMLGQWEMPLEKIFPSKVENDENTEKPRAVSFDKRSTFRPAIKAAKPRVFIPVFPGTNCEYDSAKAFTKAGGLVETMVIRNLSPADIESSIKEMVKIIDNSQIIMLSGGFSAGDEPDGSGKFIATLFNNPRIKDAVMNLLKQRDGLMLGICNGFQALIKLGLVPYGEIKEINAEDPTLTYNKIGRHVSCMARTKVVSTLSPWFSGVELGEIHTIAVSHGEGRFVASQEVISKLIQNGQIATQYVDLNGTVSNDIKDNPNGSFEAIEGITSPDGRVLGKMAHSERTGTGVAVNVPGNKYQPIFEGGIRYFN, from the coding sequence TTGTTACAAGCTGTAAAAAGATTGTATGTCGAGAAAAAACAGGGGTTCAATATCGAAGCTCAGGGACTTTTTGCAGATCTTCGGGATAATTTAAGCATTGCAGGACTGCAGGGGGTCAGAACGATCAACCGCTATGATATTTCCGGGATTACCGATGAAAAATATGAGAAATCTCGTACAATTATTTTTGCCGAACTTCCCTTGGATATCCTTTACGAGGAAACGCTGGACATCTCGTCAGGGGACAGGGTTTTTGCGATGGAGTATCTGCCGGGCCAGTATGATCAACGGGCGGATTCGGCAGCCCAATGTATCCAGATGCTGACCCAGAAAGAGCGTCCGCTGATTGCTTCAGCCAAAGTGATTATCCTGGAAGGAAAACTATCTGATCAGGACTTTGCAAGAATCAAACAATACTGCATCAACCCGGTCGAATCGCGGGAAGCTTCGCTGGAAAAACCGCAGAGTCTGGAATTTGAAGCAGCAGAACCGGCTGACGTAGAAATTTTGGAAGAATTTATCACTAAAACACCGGAAGAAATCACTGTGATGCAGCAGCGCATGAATCTCGCCATGAGTGTCGAAGACTTGCTGTTCTGTCAGTCCTATTTCCGGGATACGGAAAAAAGAAACCCGACCATGACCGAAATTAAAACGATTGACACTTACTGGTCCGATCACTGCCGGCACACGACATTTCAGACTGAAATTGAAGAAGTCGATATCAAGGATGGAAATTTTTCCGGGCCTATCAAAACGGCTTTCGATTGCTATAGGGCTTCCAGGGCTAAGGTATATCAGGACAAGCTGCCCACTAAGGACATTTGTCTGATGGATATCGCTACAATGGGGATGAAAGAGCTCAAAATGGCAGGCCTGCTTAATGATCTCGATGAATCTGATGAAATCAATGCCTGCAGTATTGTTGTGACTGCCGAGGTGAACGGCCAGGAAGAAGAATGGCTGGTGATGTTTAAAAACGAAACGCATAATCACCCGACAGAAATCGAACCGTTTGGCGGTGCTGCCACCTGTCTGGGCGGTGCGATCCGAGACCCATTGTCAGGCCGGACCTATGTCTATCAGGCGATGCGGGTCACCGGCAGCGGCGATCCGCGGGTAAAGGTCGAAGATACTTTATCCGGTAAACTGCCTCAAAGAAAGATTACCACCGTTGCTGCAGCCGGATATAGTTCTTACGGCAATCAAATCGGACTGGCGACAGGTCAAGTTGCCGAAGTCTATGACGAAGGCTTTATCGCTAAAAGAATGGAGATCGGTGCGGTCATCGGTGCTGCCCCCAGAAAAAATATCATTCGCAAACCGCCTGAAGAGGGTGACGTGATTGTACTGGTTGGCGGCAGGACAGGCCGGGATGGCTGCGGCGGAGCGACGGGTTCTTCCAAAGAACATACGTTGGAATCGTTGATCAGCTGCGGTGCCGAAGTCCAGAAGGGCAATCCGCCGAATGAAAGAAAGATTCAGCGGCTGTTCCGCAATCCGGAGGCCAGTACGCTTATTAAAAAATGCAACGATTTTGGCGCCGGTGGTGTCTCTGTTGCCGTGGGGGAACTGACTGACGGCCTTGATATCTGTCTGGATGCCGTGCCAAAAAAATACGAAAGTCTGGATGGGACAGAACTGGCGATTTCCGAATCCCAGGAACGCATGGCTGTCGTCCTGGCAGCTGAGGATTGGGACAAATTCAAATGTCTGGCAACCGAAGAAAATCTTGAAGCAACCATTATTGCCCGGGTAACTGGCGATCATCGGCTTAAAATGTCCTGGCGGAGCAAGACGATCTTAGATCTCAGCCGTGACTTTCTGAATACCAACGGGGTCAAACAAAAGACGAAGGTTGAAGTGGCAGCACCGCTGGAAACGCAAAATTACTTTAACGCTATCCCCAGCCCAGTGGCCCGGGAACTGCCGGATTTACGTAAAGCCTGGAATGCTAATTTAGGCGATTTGAATGTCTGCAGTAAAAAGGGACTGATCGAGAGATTTGACAGTACGATCGGCGCGGCATCGGTACTCATGCCGTTAGGCGGAAAATACCAGCTGACTCCGGCTGAAGGCATGGTCGCCAAACTGCCGGTACTTGAAGGTGATACGACGACAGCTACGATCATGACGTATGGCTATAACCCGCAACTAGCCAAATGGAGCCCGTTTCACGGGGCTTTATATGCGGTGCTGGATGCCGTTACGAAAGCGGTGGCGATAGGCGGAGATTACCGCAAGATACGCCTTACCTTACAGGAGTATTTTGGCAAACTCAACGACGCCGGCAAATGGGGGCAACCTTTCAGTGCTTTATTGGGCGCTTATTATGCTCAAAAGCAGCTGGGTATTCCCGCTATAGGCGGAAAAGACAGTATGTCGGGCAGCTTTATGGAGCTGAATGTCCCGCCCACCCTGGTCGCATTTGCCGTTTGTACGGCAGATGCCCGCAAAGTTGTATCTCAGGAATTCAAACAGGCCGGAAGCAACGTTATCCTGCTGAAACTGGCCAGGGACGAACAGGAAATCCCTGACTTTACCATGGCGGCGAAAAACTTTGTAAAAGTCTCGGACTTGATTCAGTCAGGCTGTGTGCTCTCATCGCGTTCGGTCAGAATAGGCGGGATTGCCGGTGCTGTCAGCGAGATGGCTTTCGGCAATATGATTGGTTTTCATTTCAGCAAACAAATAGAGTCTTCAGACCTGTTTCGGACAGATTATGGTTCGATTCTGTTGGAATTGGATGACAAGGCTGATCTGCCTGCTCTGTTTAGCAGTGTCGAATACGAATTGCTCGGATGCACGCAGGAAAAACCAGTAATCGCTGTCAACGGAGTTGAATTGCTGTTGACGGATATGCTGGGCCAATGGGAAATGCCGCTGGAAAAAATCTTTCCAAGCAAGGTTGAGAATGACGAAAATACCGAAAAACCTCGGGCAGTCAGTTTTGACAAGCGCAGCACTTTTAGACCGGCGATTAAAGCAGCAAAACCACGGGTATTTATCCCTGTTTTTCCGGGGACAAACTGTGAATATGATTCTGCCAAAGCTTTCACGAAAGCCGGTGGTCTGGTCGAAACCATGGTCATTCGAAATCTCAGCCCTGCAGATATTGAAAGCTCGATCAAAGAAATGGTGAAAATCATCGATAACTCCCAGATCATCATGCTTTCAGGCGGTTTTAGCGCTGGAGACGAACCGGACGGATCGGGCAAATTTATTGCCACCTTGTTTAACAACCCACGCATCAAAGATGCCGTCATGAACCTTCTGAAACAGCGGGACGGTCTGATGCTCGGAATATGCAACGGCTTCCAGGCTTTGATCAAGCTGGGACTTGTCCCCTACGGGGAAATCAAAGAAATAAACGCAGAAGATCCTACGTTGACCTATAACAAGATCGGACGCCACGTTTCCTGCATGGCCCGGACCAAGGTTGTTTCCACACTTTCCCCCTGGTTTAGCGGTGTTGAATTGGGAGAGATTCACACGATTGCAGTTTCACACGGCGAAGGAAGATTTGTCGCGAGTCAGGAAGTCATCAGCAAGCTCATTCAGAATGGGCAGATCGCTACCCAATATGTCGATCTGAATGGAACGGTAAGTAACGATATCAAGGATAATCCGAATGGTTCCTTTGAAGCCATCGAAGGGATCACCAGTCCTGACGGACGGGTATTGGGTAAAATGGCGCATTCCGAACGGACCGGAACCGGTGTTGCTGTAAACGTTCCCGGCAACAAATACCAGCCCATTTTTGAGGGCGGCATCCGTTATTTCAATTAA
- a CDS encoding NusG domain II-containing protein translates to MKKHDIILVGIIILLVLIGLGSIKFHQSQNEKDLRFAEITQNNVLIERIDLNAVQEPREITLPGKYHEIVLVEKGRIRFKETNCPDQICVRTGWLENPGDYAVCLPNKAIVNITEIKK, encoded by the coding sequence ATGAAGAAACATGATATTATCCTAGTTGGCATCATAATCTTACTCGTGCTCATCGGTTTAGGCAGTATAAAATTCCATCAATCCCAAAATGAAAAAGACCTCAGGTTTGCCGAAATCACACAGAATAACGTGCTTATCGAACGTATTGATTTAAATGCGGTCCAGGAACCGCGGGAAATTACCCTTCCGGGCAAGTACCACGAGATTGTTCTGGTAGAAAAAGGCCGCATCAGATTTAAAGAAACCAACTGTCCCGACCAGATTTGTGTCCGGACAGGCTGGCTGGAAAACCCAGGGGATTATGCTGTTTGTCTGCCCAATAAAGCCATTGTCAATATTACCGAGATTAAGAAATAG
- the fba gene encoding class II fructose-1,6-bisphosphate aldolase: MPLVTSAEMFKKVYGKCAVGAFNVNNMEIIQGIVDAAKEENAPLILQVSAGARKYAKHIYLMKLVEAAVEDTGLPICLHLDHGEDFEICKACVDGGFTSVMIDGSKLSFAENIAVTKKVVEYAHAKGVVVEAELGRLAGIEDAVNVSVKDSSYTDPEQAAEFVHKTGCDSLAVAIGTSHGAYKFKGEAMLDFERLEKIASLLPGFPLVLHGASTVLPEFVAKCNEYGGDIKGAQGVPEDMLHKAGTMGVCKINIDTDLRLAMTASIREYLANSPADFDPRQYLKPAREAIKNMVKHKIANVLNCSNQL, translated from the coding sequence ATGCCACTGGTAACTTCTGCTGAAATGTTTAAAAAAGTCTATGGGAAATGTGCTGTCGGAGCATTTAACGTTAACAATATGGAAATTATTCAGGGAATTGTTGATGCGGCGAAGGAAGAAAATGCACCTTTGATTTTACAGGTTTCTGCGGGTGCCCGGAAATATGCCAAACATATTTACTTAATGAAGCTGGTAGAGGCTGCAGTGGAGGATACCGGCTTGCCGATCTGCCTGCATTTGGATCACGGGGAAGACTTTGAGATTTGTAAGGCCTGTGTTGACGGCGGCTTCACTTCGGTGATGATCGATGGTTCTAAGCTGTCTTTTGCCGAAAATATTGCCGTTACCAAAAAGGTTGTAGAGTACGCCCATGCCAAAGGCGTCGTCGTGGAAGCCGAATTAGGCAGACTTGCCGGCATTGAAGATGCAGTAAATGTCAGCGTTAAGGACAGCAGCTATACGGATCCGGAGCAGGCTGCCGAATTTGTTCATAAAACTGGTTGTGATTCCCTGGCTGTTGCGATTGGCACCAGTCACGGAGCGTATAAGTTCAAGGGAGAAGCGATGCTTGATTTCGAGCGTCTTGAAAAGATAGCCTCTCTGCTTCCTGGCTTCCCATTAGTTTTACACGGCGCGTCCACGGTACTGCCGGAATTTGTGGCAAAATGCAACGAATATGGAGGAGATATCAAGGGAGCGCAGGGTGTCCCCGAAGATATGCTTCACAAGGCTGGGACCATGGGAGTCTGCAAAATAAATATTGATACCGATCTGCGCCTTGCCATGACGGCTTCAATCCGCGAGTATTTGGCGAATAGTCCTGCTGATTTTGACCCCCGTCAGTATCTAAAACCGGCTAGAGAAGCCATCAAAAATATGGTTAAGCATAAGATTGCTAATGTCTTAAACTGCAGTAATCAGCTCTAA